The Patescibacteria group bacterium sequence AAATATAATTCAAATCTACGAATGAATGCTAATCTACGAATGCTACCCGTCTCGCCGACGAGGCAGACAAATTTTATTTGCGGCATTTGAATACATTTGTAGATTTGAATTATATCAGGCGCTCTTGCAATTAAACTTCGCATTTGATATACTTGAATCAACCGACAGTAGAAAATTCCCAGCTAACTTCAATGAAAAAACAAAAAAAGCACAAAATATTTTGGATATTCGCCGCTGTCTTTATTATTCTCTCAATGGTCTTTATGCTGGTGGCACCGGCTCTTTTTTAAATCCCAACTTATCTCTTTAGCACCGCCAAATAAGCCTCAGTTGGAATATCTACCCGACCATGGCTTTTCATTTTTTTCTTGCCTTTTTTCTGCTTCTCCAGTAATTTTCTTTTCCGAGTCACATCACCGCCATAAAGTTTAGCAGTAACATCTTTACGCATTGCTGAAATCCGCTCACTGGCAATAATTTTTCCTCCGCCCTCATTTCCCCTGGCTTCCTGATACCCAACTGCGGCTTGAATTTTTACCTCAAACATTTGGCGGGGTATTGCCTCTTTTAGTTTCTTAACTATTGCTCGAGCCTCTTGGTAGGCTCTTTTTTTATAAACAATTGCGGAAAGGGCTTCTATTTTTTCTTCAGCCACCAAAATATCTATCTTTTCAAGTTCAGCCAACCGATATTCCAAAAACTCATAATTCATAGAAGCATAACCGCTGGTCGCACTTTTAAGTTTATCATAAAAATCCGTCAAAAGAAATGAAAGCGGTATTTCATAATGAAGAATAACCCGCGCACCATATCCGCCTTGCGCCTCGGTGCGGGGTACTGCCCCCTCGCTTTGGCCATGGGTTAAATATTCGGTGGTTTTATAAACACCGCTGCGATCTTGCAAAAGTTTCATTACATTGCCAAAATAATCTTCTGGGGTGATGATATCAATTTTCATCCAGGGCTCCGAGACGGTTTCATAATCATTAGGATTGGGCAGCTCTTGCGGGCTATGAATCACAACTTGCTTTCCGTTTTTAAGGTTAATTTTGTAAGCCACAGATGGTGTAGTAACTACCAACTCCAGTTCATACTCGCGGCGAAGGCGCTCTTGGATAATTTCTAAATGCAATAAACCCAAGAAGCCGCACCTAAATCCAAAACCCAGGGCTGGAGAATTTTCTGGCTCAAAGTTTAAGGCAGCATCAGTAAGCTTGAGCTTCTGTAAAGCCTCGCGGAGTTTATTAAAATCACTCCCCTCTTTACAATGTATTCCGGCAAAAACCATGGGTTTCACTTCTTTATAGCCTGGCAATGGATT is a genomic window containing:
- the lepA gene encoding translation elongation factor 4, whose translation is MSTPAFNIRNFCIIAHIDHGKSTLADRFLELTHTVSQRDMKEQVLDQMELEREKGITIKLTPVRMKYIPLSLSNSSLNYQASGKEYILNLIDTPGHVDFTYEVSRSLAAVEGAILLVDATKGIQAQTLSNLYLALEQDLAIILVVNKIDLPNADVAKTKKEMASLLGVDELEILEVSAKKGTGVEKVLERVVRDVPAPISPASFRAISSSKRAGEQPSARGSTGALDPVRALIFDSQFDEYKGVLAYVRVFDGQMRAGDKVKFAATGKESEVLEVGVFTPKLKKTEQLEAGEIGYVVTGLKQVEVCRVGDTIVGTGVNPLPGYKEVKPMVFAGIHCKEGSDFNKLREALQKLKLTDAALNFEPENSPALGFGFRCGFLGLLHLEIIQERLRREYELELVVTTPSVAYKINLKNGKQVVIHSPQELPNPNDYETVSEPWMKIDIITPEDYFGNVMKLLQDRSGVYKTTEYLTHGQSEGAVPRTEAQGGYGARVILHYEIPLSFLLTDFYDKLKSATSGYASMNYEFLEYRLAELEKIDILVAEEKIEALSAIVYKKRAYQEARAIVKKLKEAIPRQMFEVKIQAAVGYQEARGNEGGGKIIASERISAMRKDVTAKLYGGDVTRKRKLLEKQKKGKKKMKSHGRVDIPTEAYLAVLKR